The following proteins are encoded in a genomic region of Necator americanus strain Aroian chromosome II, whole genome shotgun sequence:
- a CDS encoding hypothetical protein (NECATOR_CHRII.G6072.T1): MEIAVGIEVGPSRAAAINVPHSVLTATPHRAQAQPVTQLHCSSCHFDSTMDTVRRQTTPNVDIACVSPYTLPTAITSKSYHMQIPSWNDKPLAYEGRSASAGQQHGGTGPASVRRGDESSRSAAALRSLPIACGCHAWCGRCRFF; this comes from the coding sequence atggagatagcggttggaatcgaggtggggccaTCGCGAGCCGCAGCAATCAACGTCCCTCACTCagtcctaaccgctacacctcACCGCGCCCAAGCGCAACcggttacgcaactgcactgcagttcgtgtcattttgactctacAATGGACACTGTACGACGTCAGACTACACCGAACGTAGACATCGCATGTGTTAGTCCTTACACATTACCTACTGCAATCACAAGCAAATCATATCATATGCAAATCCCATCATGGAACGACAAACCGTTAGCCTACGAAGGCAGATCCGCCTCTGCAGGACAACAACACGGTGGCACTGGTCCCGCGAGCGTCCGCCGTGGTGACGAGTCATCCCGCAGCGCGGCTGCGTTGCGGTCCCTGCCCATTGCTTGCGGCTGCCATGCGTGGTGTGGACGTTGTCGATTCTTTTAG